AGTGCCATCGGATCGCCCGGATGGCGTACCAACGGTTTCTGCAAACAGGCAAATCAAACGATTAATTCCCAGCTGTTCTCGGCTCATAAAGAAGCAAATCGAAAGAAACGATCGATGCATCGTGTTGTAATGTTGGTAAAATCAAATCCAATAACTGTTTAGTGGTAAAACGTTTCGCAAAAGGTGCGGGTGGCGCAAAAGAcgcttttgctttgcttgtgacagaacgagagagagagagagagagagagagagaaaacaaacgGGCAATCGCCCTCAGCCCTAGCTCGAGAAACGATACGAACCATCGCGAAGGTAGCGTTACTGTCGGTGTCCAGCAGATCCGAGGCCGCGTCCAGGCTGGCCTGCTCCATCTCACGCCGTTTCTTCTTCATGTTTTCCCGGTGCATGTCTGCAGCCCTATCCGCTTGGTGAGCATGAATGGATTGATATAGAAGCGCAAAAGAATTTATGTGTTCCAAAATGGGAGAGATGATCGATCGTGTGTTGCGGTGTTGATCCGGTGTGGCAGTGTGGCAATGAGCGGGGCAGGTTGATATGCGTGTatatttatgtgtgtgtgtgtgtgggcgatATGCAAGGAGCGTGAAAACAAGGAAAGAGTTAGTGTGGCGTGCCGATTACGCGCGACAGAACAGCAAAAGGAGGGAGCGGGGAGGTATTTAATTGACACATCGACAAATCGGTCAGGGGAGTGTTGAGAAGGATTAGTTTCATACAAATCAGTTGGTTAAGGCCCAACAGCAAGTCAACATTGCAGTTGACGTAAGAAGGAATTGAGTGAGGGAAGAAAGTCGTGTAAGGGATCAGCATTAGCCGGTACGGTGCATTGTTGAGGACGATGAAATGATTATGAAATGGTGTGATAATGAAGGAGTGTCGGCGAATGAAGCGATTTAACCAAAGAGCAATAAGAAAGTGGCACATCACAAGTAAAACGTAGTCATGTTTCATCGCCGAAAAAAACAGGCAAATCATAAGTAAAATGGCGCACAGGGAAGTTGACGTGACGTGTGGTCAGTGTGTTAGCGTGAAGTGATGAGCGTGATggcgggcggtggtggagcagaAACCGAAACGCAATAAGAACGTGAGTGAcgtgagagagagcagcggaaggagaggaaaaaagaaacgaaagaagagaTGCGGGTGACATCATTATAATCGGTTCGAACTACGGTTACATCATTTAGGTTTTTGTGTtaacaaaacggaaacacgaAACGGGGCGAAGAAAAAGGCGAGCGCCACCGAAACACTGACCGCAGGCTGCGCGAGATAGGGTGGGTGCAGGTGTGATAAGGCGTTTGGGTTCCGACACAATcacaaaccaaacgcttcACTGCCGGCCATTGTTGTGCATTTCAATCTAGTAGCTAGCTCGAGCTCGCAGGATATCCAGAAGTagtggttgctttgattcgATATGACAATCGGTACGGCATTGGTTGGCGTTTATACGGGTTGATTGAAAAGCTTTCCCCCCCCGGAGGGCAGCCGTGACGTCGTGTTTCGGTGTGGCTCGCAGGACACAGAGGGACAGAGGGAGAACAaaacagagacacacagacaaaaacagacagacacacacacagcaataAAATTAGCAAACCTGAACGGGATGCATAGTTGACGAGGGCGAACTCGAGCAGAGCGCCGAACACGAACGTCAGGCAGACGCCGGTCCACACATCGATGGCCTTGGTGTAGGAGACGGGCGGTAGCGACGCATTGATGCCGGACGTTTGGGTCGCCATGGTAAGGAGCGTGGTGACGCCGAGGGAGACGCGTGCCGGGACGGCACCCTGATCGAGCCAGAACGATACCCACGATACGATGACCAGCATGCAGCACGGAATGTAGATCTGGATCAGATAGTACGAGAACTCGCGCTTGAACAGCAGATCCACCTTCAGGCAGCTGTATTCACCTGCGGTAACCGGACAAAGGACCGACGCCGAACGGAAAGCGATCGTTAGTGAACCGTTAGTATACCGGTGCCGTACCGGTGGTCGGGACCTTACCGgtgttggttttgctgttgcagtAATCGGTCAAGAACTTCTCGAGCGTGAAGCGAGGCAGATGCAGATTCTTCACCACCTGTACCGGATCGCCCTCCTTCCAGAGAAACACAAGATCGGCCGTCGTCCAACCATCTGGAAACAACccggaccacacacacacagagatacGCAGACGCACGTCCGAACACCGGAAGCCCGAACATGGCCGCATGGCGTCGTGAGCATGGCATGTCGGCACCGGGTTTGACAGGACGGTTTCCGCCGTTAGCATGATGGTCACCAGTAGCTAGTAGTTGGTAGTGGGGTGGGgcggagggagagaaggagaggagagcTTCTCCTCCCGCACCTGCTGTGTCCCATCCcatcctttttccctccccccccattCTCAcccttgctgctgttcggtaaCTCCTTTCACCCCAACACACATCCCAACCCCCGTTCGCGCTGGTGCGGGACGACCCGAGATCGAGGTAGTGCCACCGGACAAGGGACCTGGACGGCCCGGACACGGCGTACCCGGAGCCTTGACTTTCTCCCTAGAACCAGATAAGGGACCAGGAACGGACTGTTTCGTCCGAGAGCGAAGGAGGGCGGGTGAGCTGGTTGAGGTGAACGGGGATGTCCGAGAGCGACAGACAGACCAAAGGGAGGACCAAATCCGAGCGGTGGGGGGGGAGTGAAGACATAGAGATAGAGCGGTAgcaagcgcgcgcgagaaggaaggaaggttagGAGGGCATTAGGAGCGTAGGAGTTTGGAAGGAGGAGCGTGAGGGAGCATGTCGAGAGACGAGAGCGGTACTTACAGCTTGCCATACGCAGTGAGCACACCTGACGATCCAGTGGGTACAGCTTAAGATTCATCGGGCAGGCCAACGTGAGTGAAATACGTATGCTATATAGTACCGATCCGTACGGGAAGATACGGATGTAGACGTTCGGCATAATGATGTTGTGGAAGTGACCTTCCTTCTCGTTCGAGAAGAACAAGTCAGGCATCCACACACGGTTTGCTTCGGTCAGTGTAAGGTACTTTAAGCGGCCTGAAGAGGTAAGGTAAGAAGAGTTGAAGAGGCGTGAAGTGAGGAGCACTGAGGTGAGGAGTCTGTGGTGCCGTGACTTTGCCAGGcgagacaggtagcatctgttgtgtacgtgtgtgtgtgtgtgtgtgttttgtttttgtgacgAGAGGATGGAATGTAAGAATTATTCGGACAGTTCTGACATCTAATAACACGCTCCAATCCAATGACATTATCCCTACAGCGACACTGCGTTGCTACTCGCGGACCTACCGGGCCTACTTCGATTTCTTAATCAACTCTAAAATCCTTAACCTCCAGCTGTAAACTCCTCTAGCCGGAAAAGTTGGATCTAATGGCCTTCAGTAAAACCAAAGCGCACCCCTAACAAGTAATATTAATGATCCCTTCACTGTTGGTGTCGCCTTATTTGCCTTCGCGAATGAGTCTTTGGGGAGTCGTTCGATGGCCCAGACACGACTAAGGTCAGAGCTTCGGCTCCGCTTCCCATTTAAGCTGACAACCGTGTCCGTGCCGTCCCTTGACCTGCGCCACCTAAAACACTCCCAAGATCCTagtaccgctgctgctcctcctgctgctgttcctgtttaTTTAGGACGCTATTGGCCCGCCCTGGCCTGGTCTACCCGGGGCCTAGTGGAGGAGTTGGAGTCGTTAAGATGACGAAGTATCAATTTTGATCCACTTTTATCACGACAGAAACCTTACGTACTACGCGCGGCCACGCGGCCAACGATTCCTGGGGATGGATCTTCTTCCAATATCTTGTCAGGGGCGCACCGCCTGTCACTTTCCTGTCTCTCCTGTGCGTGCGCCCCACCGGTGGGGTCGGTCAGCCCGGTCACGAACGAGACATAAAAAGCCGGTCAAGAAGCGTCCGGATTTTATAGCTTCAGTTACGAGGCGCCTGGAGCGCGCGTCGGTTGGCGAGGGGAAGGATACCGGGCCTCTCGATAGCCGTAGGTAGGTAGCAGATGTAGctgttggtgggtgggtgggtggactGGAGGTGCGTGAGCGTGTATTGTATTGCGACAGTTTCCTGCTACTGTGTggtgcggtttttggtgttttacgtgatggtggtgttggtgtagaAGAAGcgagctagccagccagcagctagcagcttacagcagcagaaaggaagtaggatggtagtgatggtgcgATGGGGATATGCGATGATTGATATGTAAACTTTACAGCCCTTGTTAGACATACACTGACCGAAGACCGAACGAGGGACGTAGACCGATAGACTCGAGTCGATGATAGATCCGTGTTTCATGGCCCCCGTCGACCAGCCCTTCCGTCTCCGTCTGCCGGACCACACCCTTACTTTCGGTGCCTCTCGGTGGCTGGCGCTGAggccgctccgctccgcttgcCGCTTTTCCCGCGTTTGTCTGCATCCGATTTTTCGTATTCGCGTAACGTCGCTCGCGTCGCTGCCTTGGGAGcgtcgcgttttttttcttcttcagcatcTTGTTGTGGAGTTTGGTGGAGTGCAGGTGATGGTAGGGCAGGGAGCGGAATGTGGAGCGAGGCTAAAGAATTTCACCGTGGgttttggggtggtttttcGGGAGGGAGTTGGAGGTGGAGAGCGCGTACCACCGGAGAAGATACAGAGAAGACACGAAGAGCAAGTAGCCGCATGTTTTTTCAAGAGGAATCGGGAAACCGATGTGGGTGGGGTGAGGCGGGAAAAGAGGGTGAccaaattttcaatttaaaaccaTCCCTCTCACCCACCAAACCACGGTACCCCCCTGGGCTATCCACCCGACTGGTCCGGGATCAAACGTAGTATAGCAGTCGCACCAGCATCGGGAACCCTCCATCCGGAACATGCCGGAGCAGGCAGCAGGTCCTCCTCTAATGGTTCCCggtgttttcttcttgtttttattgaaaaattttCACCCAACAAGCCTATACACGCCTCccgcttggtgtgtgtgtgtgtgtgcaagtatcgatatcggtgtgtgtgtgagtgagcgaTTTTTCATTCCCCCTTCCTCGATGACGCGGTCTCCTCTCGCACCCCCTGCCCCTAGAGGGTGGTTCCGGCGGCATCGagataaaattgatttctgaGAATCATGTCCTCCGGAAGGTAAGGATTCCTCGGGCTAAAAAGGAGTCCCGGTGGCCGGAGAGGCGGCACCAGCGGGGTTgggtggaagaaggaaaaaaagcgTCCAACGCTTCCGGTGCCGGAAACGGATGGTTCGAACATGTGTTTACTGTTTGCACGACGTCGAGAGTCCTCTTCATCCCCGAGAAGGAGGGGGTGCTGCgcgggagagagggagagtggaACCTATTTTATCAACATTATTGCGTTTTCCAATTCTCCAGCCgttctgtggtggtggtggtggtgatggtgtgaagCAGACTTCCTCCCGGCTGACGATCGTGCTGACCGAGCACGATTCCACTCCAGGACCTCGCccctgtcggtcggtgtgttggtgtgcgcggctgtatgtgtgagtgtgtgtgtttaaagaATCAATCTTAAGGCGCTTCCCGTGCGGCGGTGGCCATTGAATGAGTACGGAACGCCGCTTAATGGAGGTGGCCCGACAACGCCTTACTCCCCTGGCCACCccatcctcccccccaccccttggtGGGAAATGGATGGCCTGTTTTGGATCAATATTGCGCAACATCTCGCTGCTTTCGAGAGTTTCAGGACAAACCCGGGGGGGCATGCTTTTGGCCGGCAAACATAACATTTCTCAtaatttctctttctcgccctCTCGCACGGTCTTTCCTCCCTCATCTTGTGCGACCCCACCCCACCGCATCCACAACCGGATGGAACCGGAAAGTCAACATTTGGTCCTGATTGGCTTAAAGTTCTTGAAGAAGGGGGGGTAGCAGGCCTTGGAAGCAGCAACCTTGAGCGGCTATGAGGCTATGTGGCCTGTCATTGTCGTTGACAGTTAAGCTTTTTTGGCTgtatgtgcgtttgtgtgagtgtgtgtgtgtgtgtgcgtcgaagCGACAGCAAAAGGGAACGGCGCTCGCTGCTCCCGGCAAGCATAATCGAGTTTCATTTCGGCAATCACTGACACGGCGTTCGCCGGTCCCCCCAGGGGGGTGGCAGATTGAAGGGAATGGGAACTAGGGCCGTGATCAACGATGGCCGGGGTGGCAAAGCCGGGTGCCGGGTACTGGGTGCCGGGTGCAAATTATGGACATCATGTGTGCCGATTCGtttcgatcaccaccaccaccaccggtaaaTGGTGGAGCAAATGATTAGATTGTCGGTCGCGTTTGGCTCGGTCGCGACACAAGCTTCCCGGGCcctggaggggggaggggaagtggGAAGTCGGGTGACCATGCTGACGCTCAAAGGTTTGGCTCATTGGCGTGACGGAAAGATGGCAGCGAATTAGTGCGGTATCCTTCGGTCGGTTccgttgatgctgatggcgaaATCATAATTCGGTGCTCACTCGAGAGTggaaaacatacacacacacaccctcacgaTATGTCCCTAGTGTGTAGCATATCGAGTTTATGATGATCGGCATCGGAGAGGGAGGCGAGAGAAGCTGATGTTTGATCAAATTCGATTTGCGTCTTTTCTGTCGCCCGATTCCCGGCAGGGGCGAGTTCAGAGCAGAATAACAGAGAccgtgagagaaagagagagagtgagagaagggTCGTTGATGGTAGAGGCTAATTGCGTATCAGATGAAGGTGCCAGGTTTCCCCCGGTTATTCCGACGTTTAAGATCAAATCATGAGCGCAAAACACCCCGGACGACGTACGCCGATCCCAGCGCCGACGACAGCTGCTACCTGCAATAACTGTCAAATCTTTCAAGTGAATCGTAGTGTGCCTGCTAtaaaaagtgaggttaggtaGTGAAGTGTGTGGAtttgtggatgtgtgtgtgagtgcgtgtatTTACTTTTATTATGCAACTGTCTTGCGTAGCGTTACATCCTTTTGATGCCACGTTGGTGGCGCCCACTTACCTCCGATGTCATCGAACTTTAATCGTTCGTCCAGCCACTGTTCTCGGAACGTAAGCTGCACACTGTACTCCTACGGGTTCGTCATGaagatgtatgtgtgtccgtgtgtcagtgtgtgtgtgtgtgggttggtaTGTTAGTGTGATGTGTTCAGTGTAATGGAGCGCGTTGGTTGACATTCGTGCGCATCGTAGTGCACCGTGAGTTGCGTTTGGTTTCGATGACGGCCGATTcgggtgtgtgttggtgtttcgATTGGTTTTCGGGGAttttccggtggccggtggtcccGTACGG
The sequence above is a segment of the Anopheles darlingi chromosome 2, idAnoDarlMG_H_01, whole genome shotgun sequence genome. Coding sequences within it:
- the LOC125950996 gene encoding glutamate-gated chloride channel isoform X2 — its product is MAPGHVFWAIFYFACLCSASLANNAKVNFREKEKKILDQILGAGKYDARIRPSGINGTDGPAVVRVNIFVRSISKIDDVTMEYSVQLTFREQWLDERLKFDDIGGRLKYLTLTEANRVWMPDLFFSNEKEGHFHNIIMPNVYIRIFPYGSVLYSIRISLTLACPMNLKLYPLDRQVCSLRMASYGWTTADLVFLWKEGDPVQVVKNLHLPRFTLEKFLTDYCNSKTNTGEYSCLKVDLLFKREFSYYLIQIYIPCCMLVIVSWVSFWLDQGAVPARVSLGVTTLLTMATQTSGINASLPPVSYTKAIDVWTGVCLTFVFGALLEFALVNYASRSADRAADMHRENMKKKRREMEQASLDAASDLLDTDSNATFAMKPLVRHPGDPMALEKLRQCEVHMQAPKRPNCCRSWLSKFPTSPFKKVPCLGRGQCSRSKRIDVISRITFPLVFALFNLVYWSTYLFREEEED
- the LOC125950996 gene encoding glutamate-gated chloride channel isoform X10, with protein sequence MAPGHVFWAIFYFACLCSASLANNAKVNFREKEKKILDQILGAGKYDARIRPSGINGTDDKATQVFVNMFLRSISKIDDYKMEYSVQLTFREQWLDERLKFDDIGGRLKYLTLTEANRVWMPDLFFSNEKEGHFHNIIMPNVYIRIFPYGSVLYSIRISLTLACPMNLKLYPLDRQVCSLRMASYGWTTADLVFLWKEGDPVQVVKNLHLPRFTLEKFLTDYCNSKTNTGEYSCLKVDLLFKREFSYYLIQIYIPCCMLVIVSWVSFWLDQGAVPARVSLGVTTLLTMATQTSGINASLPPVSYTKAIDVWTGVCLTFVFGALLEFALVNYASRSDMHRENMKKKRREMEQASLDAASDLLDTDSNATFAMKPLVRHPGDPMALEKLRQCEVHMQAPKRPNCCRSWLSKFPTRQCSRSKRIDVISRITFPLVFALFNLVYWSTYLFREEEED
- the LOC125950996 gene encoding glutamate-gated chloride channel isoform X9; translation: MAPGHVFWAIFYFACLCSASLANNAKVNFREKEKKILDQILGAGKYDARIRPSGINGTDGPAVVRVNIFVRSISKIDDVTMEYSVQLTFREQWLDERLKFDDIGGRLKYLTLTEANRVWMPDLFFSNEKEGHFHNIIMPNVYIRIFPYGSVLYSIRISLTLACPMNLKLYPLDRQVCSLRMASYGWTTADLVFLWKEGDPVQVVKNLHLPRFTLEKFLTDYCNSKTNTGEYSCLKVDLLFKREFSYYLIQIYIPCCMLVIVSWVSFWLDQGAVPARVSLGVTTLLTMATQTSGINASLPPVSYTKAIDVWTGVCLTFVFGALLEFALVNYASRSADRAADMHRENMKKKRREMEQASLDAASDLLDTDSNATFAMKPLVRHPGDPMALEKLRQCEVHMQAPKRPNCCRSWLSKFPTRQCSRSKRIDVISRITFPLVFALFNLVYWSTYLFREEEED
- the LOC125950996 gene encoding glutamate-gated chloride channel isoform X7 is translated as MAPGHVFWAIFYFACLCSASLANNAKVNFREKEKKILDQILGAGKYDARIRPSGINGTDDKATQVFVNMFLRSISKIDDYKMEYSVQLTFREQWLDERLKFDDIGGRLKYLTLTEANRVWMPDLFFSNEKEGHFHNIIMPNVYIRIFPYGSVLYSIRISLTLACPMNLKLYPLDRQVCSLRMASYGWTTADLVFLWKEGDPVQVVKNLHLPRFTLEKFLTDYCNSKTNTGEYSCLKVDLLFKREFSYYLIQIYIPCCMLVIVSWVSFWLDQGAVPARVSLGVTTLLTMATQTSGINASLPPVSYTKAIDVWTGVCLTFVFGALLEFALVNYASRSADRAADMHRENMKKKRREMEQASLDAASDLLDTDSNATFAMKPLVRHPGDPMALEKLRQCEVHMQAPKRPNCCRSWLSKFPTRQCSRSKRIDVISRITFPLVFALFNLVYWSTYLFREEEED
- the LOC125950996 gene encoding glutamate-gated chloride channel isoform X8; its protein translation is MAPGHVFWAIFYFACLCSASLANNAKVNFREKEKKILDQILGAGKYDARIRPSGINGTDGPAIVRINLFVRSIMTISDIKMEYSVQLTFREQWLDERLKFDDIGGRLKYLTLTEANRVWMPDLFFSNEKEGHFHNIIMPNVYIRIFPYGSVLYSIRISLTLACPMNLKLYPLDRQVCSLRMASYGWTTADLVFLWKEGDPVQVVKNLHLPRFTLEKFLTDYCNSKTNTGEYSCLKVDLLFKREFSYYLIQIYIPCCMLVIVSWVSFWLDQGAVPARVSLGVTTLLTMATQTSGINASLPPVSYTKAIDVWTGVCLTFVFGALLEFALVNYASRSADRAADMHRENMKKKRREMEQASLDAASDLLDTDSNATFAMKPLVRHPGDPMALEKLRQCEVHMQAPKRPNCCRSWLSKFPTRQCSRSKRIDVISRITFPLVFALFNLVYWSTYLFREEEED
- the LOC125950996 gene encoding glutamate-gated chloride channel isoform X12 translates to MAPGHVFWAIFYFACLCSASLANNAKVNFREKEKKILDQILGAGKYDARIRPSGINGTDGPAIVRINLFVRSIMTISDIKMEYSVQLTFREQWLDERLKFDDIGGRLKYLTLTEANRVWMPDLFFSNEKEGHFHNIIMPNVYIRIFPYGSVLYSIRISLTLACPMNLKLYPLDRQVCSLRMASYGWTTADLVFLWKEGDPVQVVKNLHLPRFTLEKFLTDYCNSKTNTGEYSCLKVDLLFKREFSYYLIQIYIPCCMLVIVSWVSFWLDQGAVPARVSLGVTTLLTMATQTSGINASLPPVSYTKAIDVWTGVCLTFVFGALLEFALVNYASRSDMHRENMKKKRREMEQASLDAASDLLDTDSNATFAMKPLVRHPGDPMALEKLRQCEVHMQAPKRPNCCRSWLSKFPTRQCSRSKRIDVISRITFPLVFALFNLVYWSTYLFREEEED
- the LOC125950996 gene encoding glutamate-gated chloride channel isoform X1, which gives rise to MAPGHVFWAIFYFACLCSASLANNAKVNFREKEKKILDQILGAGKYDARIRPSGINGTDDKATQVFVNMFLRSISKIDDYKMEYSVQLTFREQWLDERLKFDDIGGRLKYLTLTEANRVWMPDLFFSNEKEGHFHNIIMPNVYIRIFPYGSVLYSIRISLTLACPMNLKLYPLDRQVCSLRMASYGWTTADLVFLWKEGDPVQVVKNLHLPRFTLEKFLTDYCNSKTNTGEYSCLKVDLLFKREFSYYLIQIYIPCCMLVIVSWVSFWLDQGAVPARVSLGVTTLLTMATQTSGINASLPPVSYTKAIDVWTGVCLTFVFGALLEFALVNYASRSADRAADMHRENMKKKRREMEQASLDAASDLLDTDSNATFAMKPLVRHPGDPMALEKLRQCEVHMQAPKRPNCCRSWLSKFPTSPFKKVPCLGRGQCSRSKRIDVISRITFPLVFALFNLVYWSTYLFREEEED
- the LOC125950996 gene encoding glutamate-gated chloride channel isoform X3, with the protein product MAPGHVFWAIFYFACLCSASLANNAKVNFREKEKKILDQILGAGKYDARIRPSGINGTDGPAIVRINLFVRSIMTISDIKMEYSVQLTFREQWLDERLKFDDIGGRLKYLTLTEANRVWMPDLFFSNEKEGHFHNIIMPNVYIRIFPYGSVLYSIRISLTLACPMNLKLYPLDRQVCSLRMASYGWTTADLVFLWKEGDPVQVVKNLHLPRFTLEKFLTDYCNSKTNTGEYSCLKVDLLFKREFSYYLIQIYIPCCMLVIVSWVSFWLDQGAVPARVSLGVTTLLTMATQTSGINASLPPVSYTKAIDVWTGVCLTFVFGALLEFALVNYASRSADRAADMHRENMKKKRREMEQASLDAASDLLDTDSNATFAMKPLVRHPGDPMALEKLRQCEVHMQAPKRPNCCRSWLSKFPTSPFKKVPCLGRGQCSRSKRIDVISRITFPLVFALFNLVYWSTYLFREEEED
- the LOC125950996 gene encoding glutamate-gated chloride channel isoform X4, with product MAPGHVFWAIFYFACLCSASLANNAKVNFREKEKKILDQILGAGKYDARIRPSGINGTDDKATQVFVNMFLRSISKIDDYKMEYSVQLTFREQWLDERLKFDDIGGRLKYLTLTEANRVWMPDLFFSNEKEGHFHNIIMPNVYIRIFPYGSVLYSIRISLTLACPMNLKLYPLDRQVCSLRMASYGWTTADLVFLWKEGDPVQVVKNLHLPRFTLEKFLTDYCNSKTNTGEYSCLKVDLLFKREFSYYLIQIYIPCCMLVIVSWVSFWLDQGAVPARVSLGVTTLLTMATQTSGINASLPPVSYTKAIDVWTGVCLTFVFGALLEFALVNYASRSDMHRENMKKKRREMEQASLDAASDLLDTDSNATFAMKPLVRHPGDPMALEKLRQCEVHMQAPKRPNCCRSWLSKFPTSPFKKVPCLGRGQCSRSKRIDVISRITFPLVFALFNLVYWSTYLFREEEED
- the LOC125950996 gene encoding glutamate-gated chloride channel isoform X11; amino-acid sequence: MAPGHVFWAIFYFACLCSASLANNAKVNFREKEKKILDQILGAGKYDARIRPSGINGTDGPAVVRVNIFVRSISKIDDVTMEYSVQLTFREQWLDERLKFDDIGGRLKYLTLTEANRVWMPDLFFSNEKEGHFHNIIMPNVYIRIFPYGSVLYSIRISLTLACPMNLKLYPLDRQVCSLRMASYGWTTADLVFLWKEGDPVQVVKNLHLPRFTLEKFLTDYCNSKTNTGEYSCLKVDLLFKREFSYYLIQIYIPCCMLVIVSWVSFWLDQGAVPARVSLGVTTLLTMATQTSGINASLPPVSYTKAIDVWTGVCLTFVFGALLEFALVNYASRSDMHRENMKKKRREMEQASLDAASDLLDTDSNATFAMKPLVRHPGDPMALEKLRQCEVHMQAPKRPNCCRSWLSKFPTRQCSRSKRIDVISRITFPLVFALFNLVYWSTYLFREEEED
- the LOC125950996 gene encoding glutamate-gated chloride channel isoform X5 — encoded protein: MAPGHVFWAIFYFACLCSASLANNAKVNFREKEKKILDQILGAGKYDARIRPSGINGTDGPAIVRINLFVRSIMTISDIKMEYSVQLTFREQWLDERLKFDDIGGRLKYLTLTEANRVWMPDLFFSNEKEGHFHNIIMPNVYIRIFPYGSVLYSIRISLTLACPMNLKLYPLDRQVCSLRMASYGWTTADLVFLWKEGDPVQVVKNLHLPRFTLEKFLTDYCNSKTNTGEYSCLKVDLLFKREFSYYLIQIYIPCCMLVIVSWVSFWLDQGAVPARVSLGVTTLLTMATQTSGINASLPPVSYTKAIDVWTGVCLTFVFGALLEFALVNYASRSDMHRENMKKKRREMEQASLDAASDLLDTDSNATFAMKPLVRHPGDPMALEKLRQCEVHMQAPKRPNCCRSWLSKFPTSPFKKVPCLGRGQCSRSKRIDVISRITFPLVFALFNLVYWSTYLFREEEED
- the LOC125950996 gene encoding glutamate-gated chloride channel isoform X6 translates to MAPGHVFWAIFYFACLCSASLANNAKVNFREKEKKILDQILGAGKYDARIRPSGINGTDGPAVVRVNIFVRSISKIDDVTMEYSVQLTFREQWLDERLKFDDIGGRLKYLTLTEANRVWMPDLFFSNEKEGHFHNIIMPNVYIRIFPYGSVLYSIRISLTLACPMNLKLYPLDRQVCSLRMASYGWTTADLVFLWKEGDPVQVVKNLHLPRFTLEKFLTDYCNSKTNTGEYSCLKVDLLFKREFSYYLIQIYIPCCMLVIVSWVSFWLDQGAVPARVSLGVTTLLTMATQTSGINASLPPVSYTKAIDVWTGVCLTFVFGALLEFALVNYASRSDMHRENMKKKRREMEQASLDAASDLLDTDSNATFAMKPLVRHPGDPMALEKLRQCEVHMQAPKRPNCCRSWLSKFPTSPFKKVPCLGRGQCSRSKRIDVISRITFPLVFALFNLVYWSTYLFREEEED